The following coding sequences lie in one Syngnathoides biaculeatus isolate LvHL_M chromosome 16, ASM1980259v1, whole genome shotgun sequence genomic window:
- the LOC133515053 gene encoding E3 ubiquitin-protein ligase TRIM35 isoform X2, producing MSLPEEDLTCPVCHEIFSDPVVLSCSHSFCRRCQERCWDSGLRECPVCRKKSSKSARFPNLALKNICEAVVQARRDTEAAEDRLMCPLHGERFKLFCLRDKEPICVVCRCSKAHKDHQCSPVEEATADCKGKLSEALESLGDKLDKLKTVHESSGDMLKHIKDQSAETQRLIRVQFEQLRQTLGREEEARLAAVKKEEEEKMAALDDKMKQMAAEALSLTESVEAVRRLLGEDDVDLLKKFKDQEVRNATPAAADMRGVLIDVAEHLSNLKYRVWEKMLEGLDYTPVTLDPNTAHPCLFLSDDLTSCHYKDQMNSCPDNPERFHLSAEAVGAAALGPGSHRWVVQTGRNQDWLLGVASSTIPRNAEVNARPENGFWTLCFRDGAVKAMTSPPTPLAVSKTPERVQVHVDYDKGAVTFRDADDDSLIHAYEHAFAETLLPYFYTQSSHPLRILPERVRVTLGRQ from the exons ATGTCGCTCCCGGAGGAGGACCTCACCTGCCCCGTCTGCCACGAGATCTTCTCCGACCCGGTGGTGCTGTCGTGCAGCCACAGCTTCTGCAGGCGATGTCAGGAGCGCTGCTGGGACTCGGGCCTCCGCGAGTGTCCCGTGTGTCGGAAGAAGAGCTCCAAGTCCGCCCGCTTCCCCAACCTGGCCCTGAAGAACATCTGCGAGGCGGTGGTGCAGGCCCGCAGGGACACGGAAGCGGCCGAGGACCGGCTGATGTGTCCCCTGCACGGGGAGAGGTTCAAGCTCTTCTGTCTGCGGGACAAGGAGCCCATCTGCGTGGTGTGCCGCTGCTCCAAGGCTCACAAGGACCACCAGTGCTCGCCCGTGGAGGAGGCCACCGCCGACTGCAAG GGGAAACTCAGCGAGGCCCTCGAGAGCCTGGGAGACAAACTGGACAAACTCAAGACCGTCCACGAGTCCTCCGGCGACATGCTCAAGCACATCAAG GATCAGTCGGCGGAGACTCAGCGTCTGATCCGGGTTCAGTTCGAGCAGCTCCGGCAGACGCTGGGCCGGGAGGAGGAGGCCCGGCTGGCGGCCGTCaagaaggaggaagaagagaagatGGCGGCCCTCGACGACAAGATGAAGCAGATGGCGGCCGAGGCGCTGTCTCTGACCGAGAGCGTCGAGGCCGTCCGCCGGCTGCTGGGGGAAGACGACGTGGACTTGCTGAAG aAGTTTAAAGATCAGGAGGTCAG AAACGCAACGCCGGCGGCGGCCGACATGCGCGGCGTCCTCATCGACGTGGCCGAGCATCTCTCCAACCTCAAGTACAGAGTTTGGGAGAAAATGCTGGAAGGTCTCGATTACA CCCCCGTGACCTTGGACCCCAACACGGCGCACCCTTGCCTTTTCCTGTCCGACGACCTGACTTCCTGCCACTACAAAGACCAGATGAACAGTTGCCCCGACAACCCGGAGCGCTTCCACCTGAGCGCCGAGGCGGTGGGCGCCGCCGCGCTGGGCCCGGGGAGCCACCGCTGGGTGGTGCAGACCGGACGGAACCAGGACTGGCTCCTGGGCGTGGCCTCGTCGACCATCCCCAGGAACGCCGAAGTCAACGCCAGGCCCGAGAACGGCTTCTGGACTCTGTGCTTCAGGGACGGCGCCGTCAAGGCCATGACCTCGCCGCCCACGCCGCTGGCGGTGTCCAAAACGCCGGAGCGAGTCCAAGTGCACGTGGATTACGACAAAGGCGCCGTGACGTTCCGGGACGCAGACGACGACTCGCTGATTCACGCGTACGAGCACGCCTTTGCGGAAACGCTGCTGCCGTACTTTTACACGCAGAGCAGCCATCCGTTGAGAATCCTGCCGGAGCGGGTCCGCGTCACCTTGGGGAGGCAGTAA
- the LOC133515053 gene encoding tripartite motif-containing protein 5 isoform X1, translating to MSLPEEDLTCPVCHEIFSDPVVLSCSHSFCRRCQERCWDSGLRECPVCRKKSSKSARFPNLALKNICEAVVQARRDTEAAEDRLMCPLHGERFKLFCLRDKEPICVVCRCSKAHKDHQCSPVEEATADCKGKLSEALESLGDKLDKLKTVHESSGDMLKHIKDQSAETQRLIRVQFEQLRQTLGREEEARLAAVKKEEEEKMAALDDKMKQMAAEALSLTESVEAVRRLLGEDDVDLLKKFKDQEKRNAGGGRHARRPHRRGRASLQPQVQSLGENAGRSRLHPRDLGPQHGAPLPFPVRRPDFLPLQRPDEQLPRQPGALPPERRGGGRRRAGPGEPPLGGADRTEPGLAPGRGLVDHPQERRSQRQARERLLDSVLQGRRRQGHDLAAHAAGGVQNAGASPSARGLRQRRRDVPGRRRRLADSRVRARLCGNAAAVLLHAEQPSVENPAGAGPRHLGEAVNATSTSRILFHDIWIFYNLVYCSVSCCNVLSFTFSRGKKLILRTGQPCGASRSYADTLKAHPLFG from the exons ATGTCGCTCCCGGAGGAGGACCTCACCTGCCCCGTCTGCCACGAGATCTTCTCCGACCCGGTGGTGCTGTCGTGCAGCCACAGCTTCTGCAGGCGATGTCAGGAGCGCTGCTGGGACTCGGGCCTCCGCGAGTGTCCCGTGTGTCGGAAGAAGAGCTCCAAGTCCGCCCGCTTCCCCAACCTGGCCCTGAAGAACATCTGCGAGGCGGTGGTGCAGGCCCGCAGGGACACGGAAGCGGCCGAGGACCGGCTGATGTGTCCCCTGCACGGGGAGAGGTTCAAGCTCTTCTGTCTGCGGGACAAGGAGCCCATCTGCGTGGTGTGCCGCTGCTCCAAGGCTCACAAGGACCACCAGTGCTCGCCCGTGGAGGAGGCCACCGCCGACTGCAAG GGGAAACTCAGCGAGGCCCTCGAGAGCCTGGGAGACAAACTGGACAAACTCAAGACCGTCCACGAGTCCTCCGGCGACATGCTCAAGCACATCAAG GATCAGTCGGCGGAGACTCAGCGTCTGATCCGGGTTCAGTTCGAGCAGCTCCGGCAGACGCTGGGCCGGGAGGAGGAGGCCCGGCTGGCGGCCGTCaagaaggaggaagaagagaagatGGCGGCCCTCGACGACAAGATGAAGCAGATGGCGGCCGAGGCGCTGTCTCTGACCGAGAGCGTCGAGGCCGTCCGCCGGCTGCTGGGGGAAGACGACGTGGACTTGCTGAAG aAGTTTAAAGATCAGGAG AAACGCAACGCCGGCGGCGGCCGACATGCGCGGCGTCCTCATCGACGTGGCCGAGCATCTCTCCAACCTCAAGTACAGAGTTTGGGAGAAAATGCTGGAAGGTCTCGATTACA CCCCCGTGACCTTGGACCCCAACACGGCGCACCCTTGCCTTTTCCTGTCCGACGACCTGACTTCCTGCCACTACAAAGACCAGATGAACAGTTGCCCCGACAACCCGGAGCGCTTCCACCTGAGCGCCGAGGCGGTGGGCGCCGCCGCGCTGGGCCCGGGGAGCCACCGCTGGGTGGTGCAGACCGGACGGAACCAGGACTGGCTCCTGGGCGTGGCCTCGTCGACCATCCCCAGGAACGCCGAAGTCAACGCCAGGCCCGAGAACGGCTTCTGGACTCTGTGCTTCAGGGACGGCGCCGTCAAGGCCATGACCTCGCCGCCCACGCCGCTGGCGGTGTCCAAAACGCCGGAGCGAGTCCAAGTGCACGTGGATTACGACAAAGGCGCCGTGACGTTCCGGGACGCAGACGACGACTCGCTGATTCACGCGTACGAGCACGCCTTTGCGGAAACGCTGCTGCCGTACTTTTACACGCAGAGCAGCCATCCGTTGAGAATCCTGCCGGAGCGGGTCCGCGTCACCTTGGGGAGGCAGTAAACGCGACCTCCACTTCGAGGATTTTGTTTCATGACATCTGGATATTTTATAATCTAGTATATTGTTCTGTGTCCTGTTGCAACGTGTTAAGTTTCACGTTTTcacgtggaaaaaaattgatcttGAGGACTGGTCAACCCTGCGGTGCCTCACGTAGCTACGCCGACACTTTGAAAGCGCATCCTCTATTTGGATAA
- the LOC133515060 gene encoding G protein-coupled receptor 183-like: MAAGNVTAKAFSVFDGCDSQAEGILFDLTLQCVNVVVGIPANILVIAVLVRNRREPATSDIYLGSLAFTDAYFGSMTPVSFLNLYLWRSKEVWSALKFSYGVKDTSGPLFLSCICLDRFLAVVFPLAFGRLRPVKYRLGLSALVFALTLVYSAGKVAGGLADFEKVFTGEILAAFAWMVVCNGSILWALKKSGGVGKDDMRPMKRKAFKIVLSILCVVVVNYLPPVALFPFEDYYSPDVFRCYVQPVGFAFLNVSSTIQPLVYLSRLEKAPFLPVGRVPKRCPCLAGDPDNTPPAQNP, translated from the coding sequence ATGGCCGCCGGCAACGTGACGGCGAAAGCGTTCAGCGTGTTCGACGGCTGCGACTCGCAAGCGGAGGGCATCCTGTTCGACCTGACGCTGCAGTGCGTCAACGTGGTGGTGGGCATCCCCGCCAACATCCTGGTCATCGCCGTGCTGGTGCGCAACCGGCGGGAACCGGCCACCTCCGACATCTACCTGGGCTCTCTGGCCTTCACGGACGCCTACTTCGGCTCCATGACGCCCGTCAGCTTCCTCAACCTCTACCTGTGGCGGAGCAAGGAGGTGTGGTCGGCCCTCAAGTTCTCCTACGGGGTGAAGGACACCAGCGGGCCTCTGTTCCTCTCCTGCATCTGCCTGGACCGCTTCCTGGCCGTGGTCTTCCCGCTGGCGTTCGGCCGCCTCAGGCCCGTCAAGTACCGGCTGGGCCTGTCGGCGCTGGTCTTCGCCCTCACCTTGGTCTACTCCGCCGGCAAGGTGGCGGGCGGCCTGGCGGACTTCGAGAAGGTGTTCACCGGCGAGATCCTGGCCGCCTTCGCCTGGATGGTGGTGTGCAACGGCAGCATCCTGTGGGCCCTGAAGAAGTCGGGCGGGGTCGGGAAGGACGACATGCGTCCCATGAAGAGGAAGGCCTTCAAAATCGTGCTGTCCATCCTTTGCGTGGTGGTGGTCAACTACCTGCCGCCCGTGGCGCTCTTCCCCTTCGAGGACTACTACTCGCCCGACGTCTTCCGCTGCTACGTGCAGCCCGTGGGCTTCGCCTTCCTCAACGTCAGCAGCACCATCCAGCCTCTGGTCTACCTGTCCCGCCTGGAGAAGGCCCCCTTCCTGCCGGTGGGCCGCGTCCCCAAGCGCTGCCCCTGTCTCGCAGGGGACCCAGACAACACACCGCCTGCGCAAAACCCGTAG